AGGAAGTGGTCACTGTGGTGGAGTTCGTTGTTTCTTTTTCACTAGTAGCAGTCGATTCTTCTGTTGTAGTATGATCAGTAGCTTTATTTTCTCGAGTGGAGCTAACAGTTTCTGATGATGTATTAGTCATTGAATTTCCCGCTTCGTTTGCCGATTCCACTGAGCAACCAAGTAAACTTACCCCGGAGATAGCAAACAATGTATATAGCAATATACTTTTTCTCATGTTCTTAGTCACTTCCTTCACGAAAATTATTTCCGATTCTTTTGAGGAATTACATTGTAAAAAAGTACTTTAAATATAAAAATATATTGATGTTTATTACTTCCTAAGATGGGCTGAATAGTTCATCAACTGTTACCTTTAATTCATTAGCTAAGTTAAACGCTAAAACTAATGTTGGATCATACTTATCGTTTTCAATAGCGTTAACTGTTTG
This region of Tetragenococcus osmophilus genomic DNA includes:
- a CDS encoding helix-turn-helix transcriptional regulator, producing the protein MVDTKNIIRSQRKQLGLSQEKLAKNCGVSRQTVNAIENDKYDPTLVLAFNLANELKVTVDELFSPS